CGGCCAGGATCACCTCTTCGAAATGCTGGATGATCAGGTCGCACAGCTGGCTGATGCTCATCACCACCCGGTAGTACTGCTGCATGAACTGTTCGATGGCGCGCTTGGGGTTCTCGTCGGTGTAGCCCAGCAGCGCGGCGATGCTGCGCTGGTGGTCGAACAGCAGGCGGTCTTCGGCGCGGCCGGCGAGCATGTGCAGGGCGTAGCGCACACGCCAGAGGAAGGCCTGGGATGAGGCCAGCAGCTCGTTTTCGCTCTCCAGCAGGAAGTCCTCGCCCGCCAGCGCGTGCAGGTTCAGCGTGCCGTACTGGCGCCTGGCTACCCAGAGCACGGTCTGGATGTCGCGCAGGCCGCCCGGGCCGCCCTTGACGTTGGGCTCGAGGTTGTACTCGGTGTCGTTGTACTTGTGGTGGCGGGCCTTGAGTTCGGCCCGTTTGGCCAAGAAAAATTCCTTGCTGGGCCACATGTGCGCGGTGCTGGTGGCGTCGAGCATGCGCTGGCGCAGGGCCTCGGGGCCGGCGATGGTGCGGCTTTCCATCAGGTTGGTGATGACCGTGAGGTCGGCCCGGGCCTGCTCGGCGCACTCGTCGACGGTGCGCACGCTCTGGCCGACTTCCAGGCCGATGTCCCAGAGCAGCGTAAGGAAGCGCTCGATGGCATCGCGGTACTGCTCGTGCTCGGCGGCGTCGAGCAGGATCAGCAGGTCGATGTCCGAGTACGGATGCAGCTCGCCACGGCCGTAGCCGCCCACCGCCACCAGGGCGATGCCGCCTGGCGCGCCCCAGCTGAACTGGTGCCAGGCCTGCTGCAGGATGTTGTCGACGAACCAGGCACGGTCCTCGATCAGGCGGCGGATCTCACGGCCTTCGCGAAAACGCTTGTCGAGCACCTCGCCGGCCAGGCGGATGGCCTTCTTGAAAGCGGCGATGGGGCTTGCCTTGAGGGCCAGTTCCGCCTGGAACTGGCCGCGATCGAACAGCTCGGGATCCACCTGGGGCATCGAGTCGCGTTCCTGTCGTTCAGTATCAGGCCGAGGTGCGCGGGATGGTATCGTCCTTGCGCAGGGTGAAGATCTCGTAGCCGGTAGCGGTCACCACCAGGGTGTGCTCCCACTGGGCCGAGAGTTTGCGGTCCTTGGTGATGGCGGTCCAGCCGTCGCCAAGGACCTTGGTGTCGGCCTTGCCCTGGTTGATCATCGGCTCGATGGTGAAGGTCATGCCTTCCTTGAGTTCCATGCCGGTACCGGCGCGGCCGTAGTGGAGAATCTGCGGCTCTTCGTGGAACACCTTGCCGATACCGTGGCCGCAGAACTCGCGGACCACCGAGAAACCGTTCTTCTCGGCGTGCTTCTGGATCACCTCGCCGATGTCGCCCAGGCGGCAGCCGGGTTTGACCAGCTCGATGGCCTTGTACAGGCATTCCTGGGTGACCTTGGACAGGCGCTCGGCCCACGGCGCGACGGTGCCGACATGGAACATGCGGCTGGTGTCGCCATGGTAGCCGTCCTTGATCACGGTCACGTCGATGTTGATGGTGTCGCCATCCTTCAGCGCCTTGTCATTGGGGATGCCATGGCAGACCACGTGGTTGATCGAGGTGCAGATCGACTTGGGGAAGCCTTTGTAGTTCAGCGGCGCCGGGATGGCCTTCTGCTCGTTGACGATATAGTCGTGGCAGAGGCGGTCGAGTTCCTCGGTGGTGATACCGGGCTTGACGTGTGGCTCGATCATTTCCAGCACTTCGGCGGCCAGGCGGCCGGCGATGCGCATCTTCTCGATGTCTTCTGCGGTCTTGATGGTGACGGTCATTACAGGCTCTCTACGGCGCCGCGGGCGGCGCGAACAAACGGGAAAGGCCGGATTCTACCAGAGCGCGGCGGCGATCTGTCGGGAGAGTCCAGCAGATCCGGTGGTCTATTGAGGGCATTCTGGCCCCAAAGGACGGGCGCTGCAAAAACCACTGACGGACGAAGCATCATCCGGGTTCCGTTCGCTCGCCGGCTGTGGTATAAAATGCGCCGCTTTCGGGGGATGTCCTCCGTCAGCTCAAACCCACACACGTGTCGACACGATGGCCTGGGTGCCCGGTTTCCCTGGAAACACGGGTTGGTCATTGGGATACGTGGAGGCCCAACCCGACTTATCAAGGAACTATCATGTCCCAAGTCAACATGCGCGATATGCTGAAGGCCGGTGTGCACTTCGGCCACCAGACCCGTTACTGGAACCCGAAAATGGGCAAGTACATTTTCGGCGCGCGCAACAAGATCCACATCATCAACCTGGAAAAAACCCTGCCGATGTTCAACGAGGCTCTGTCCTTCGTAGAGCGCCTGGCCCAGGGCAAGAACAAGATCATGTTCGTCGGCACCAAGCGTTCCGCCGGCAAGATCGTCGCCGAGCAGGCTGCTCGTTGCGGTTCGCCATACGTTGATCACCGTTGGTTGGGCGGCATGCTGACCAACTACAAAACCATCCGCGCCTCGATCAAGCGTCTGCGCGACCTGGAAACCCAGGCCGAAGACGGCACCTTTGCCAAGCTGACCAAGAAAGAAGCCCTGATGCGTTCGCGCGATCTGGAAAAGCTGGACCGCAGCCTGGGTGGTATCAAGGACATGGGCGGCCTGCCTGATGCCCTGTTCGTGATCGACGTCGACCACGAGCGCATTGCCATCACCGAAGCCAACAAGCTGGGCATCCCGGTCATCGGCGTTGTCGATACCAACAGCAGCCCTGAAGGTGTTGACTACATCATCCCAGGTAACGATGACGCCATCCGCGCCATCGAGCTGTACATGACTTCGATGGCCGACGCGGTCATCCGCGGCCGCAACAACGTTGCCGGCGGCACTGAAGTCTACGCTGAAGAAGCGGCTGCACCTGCTGCTGAGTAATTGACGCCTGGCGTCTACTTGGCACGCAAAAAGGGGGCTTGGCCCCCTTTTTGCCACCTTGAAATCCTGCTGTCAGCAACGGCCCCGCATCATGGGCGAGCTGATATAAAGGCAGCGATTTGCAGAATTTAACGCCCGTGACGAGCGGGTGGAATGGTTGAAAAACTTTCCAAGAGGATTTTGAAATGGCAGCAATTACTGCGGCGCTGGTCAAAGAACTGCGCGAGCGTACCGGCGAAGGCATGATGGATTGCAAGAAGGCCCTGGAAAAGGCCGGCGGCGACATCGAGAAAGCCATTGACGACATGCGTGCCTCGGGCGCCATCAAGGCCGCCAAAAAGGCTGGCAACGTCGCTGCTGAAGGCGCTATCGCCGTCAAGACCGACGGTAAATCCGCCGTTCTGCTGGAAGTGAACTCGCAGACCGACTTCCTGGCTCTGCAGGACGACTTCAAGAACTTCGTAGCCGAAAGCATCGAAGAAGCCTTCGCCCAGAAGCTGACCGACGCCGCTCCGCTGATCGCCTCGCGTGAAGCTGCTCGTGAAGCCCTGGTTGCCAAGTGCGGCGAGAACGTCAACATCCGTCGCCTGGTGCGCGTTGAGGGTGACGTTGTCGGTGCCTACCTGCACGGTAACAAGATCGGTGCAGTTGTTGTCCTGAAAGGCGGTGACGTCGATCTGGCCAAGAACATCGCCATGCACGTTGCCGCTTCGAACCCAGAGTTCCTGGACGCGTCGGAAATCTCCGCCGAGGCCATCGAGCGCGAGAAGAACGTCTTCCTGCAGCTGAACGCCGACAAGATCGCGGGCAAGCCGGAAAACATCGTTGAAAACATGATCAACGGTCGTATCTCCAAGTTCAAAGCCGAAGCCTCGCTGAAAGAGCAAGCCTTCGTGATGGATCCGGAAGTCAAAGTTGGCGCGCTGGCCAAGAAAGCCGGTGCTGAAATCGTTTCCTTCACCTACTTCAAGGTCGGCGAAGGCATCGAGAAGCCGGTCGACGACTTCGCTGCCGAAGTTGCCGCCCAGGTAGCTGCCGCCAAGCAGTAAGACGGACTCGTCTGTCGCCCCAAAGAGGCTGCCCGCTCACGCGCGCAGCCTCTTTGTCAAAGCGGGAGTGGTTTACCAGACCGCTGCTCGCTGACGCAGTAGCTGCGTCACGCTAGAGTTACGCGCAGGCTGAAACAGCCCGCCAGATTTTTACAAACGCCGCAGGAGAGATTCGCAATGGCTCAGCAGGGCAGTGGTCATCAGGCTCGCTATAAACGCATTCTACTCAAACTTAGCGGCGAGGCCCTGATGGGCTCGGAAGAGTTCGGGATCGACCCCAAGGTCCTGGATCGCATGGCGCTGGAAGTCGGCCAGCTGGTCGGCATCGGCGTCCAGGTCGGCCTGGTGATCGGTGGTGGCAACCTGTTCCGTGGTGCGGCGCTCAGCGCAGCCGGCATGGATCGGGTCACTGGCGACCACATGGGCATGCTGGCGACCGTGATGAATGCACTGGCCATGCGCGACGCGCTGGAGCGGGCGAATATCACCGCGATCGTCATGTCGGCCATCTCCATGGTCGGCGTTACCGATCACTATGATCGCCGCAAGGCCATGCGCCACCTGAACTCGAAAGAAGTCGTGATCTTCGCTGCCGGTACCGGCAACCCGTTCTTCACCACCGACTCCGCCGCTTGCCTGCGCGCCATCGAAATCGATGCCGACGTGGTATTGAAGGCAACCAAGGTCGATGGTGTATACACTGCAGATCCATTCAAGGACCCGCATGCCGAGAAGTTCGATCATCTGTCCTACGATGAAGTGCTGGATCGCAAGCTGGGTGTAATGGACCTGACGGCAATCTGCCTGTGCCGCGATCACAAGATGCCGTTGCGCGTCTTCAACATGAACAAACCCGGCGCCCTGCTGAACATCGTGCATGGCGGCGCGGAAGGAACTCTGATCGAGGAAGTTCAAAAATGATCAACGAAATCAAGAAAGACGCCCAGGCGCGCATGCAAAAGTCGCTGGAGTCGCTGATCCACGCATTTGGCCAGATCCGCACCGGCAAGGCGCACCCCAGCGTCCTGGGCAGCGTGATGGTGCCTTACTATGGCACCGACACCCCGCTGACCGGCGTGGCCAACGTGACCGTGAAAGACAACCAGACCCTGCAAGTGGTGCCTTTCGAGCGCAACATGCTGGGTGCCATCGACAAGGCCATCGGCAGCGCTGGCTTGAACCTCAACCCGACCAACCTGGGCGAGTTGCTGCTGGTCAATATGCCCCCGCTGACCGAAGAAACCCGCAAGGGCTTCACCAAGCAGGCTCGCGCCGCGGCTGAAGACGCGCGCGTTGCCGTGCGTAACATTCGTCGTGACGCCATGGGTGAGCTGAAAAAATTGTCCAAGGACAAGGAAATCAGTGAAGACGAAGAACGTCGTGCCAGTGCGGACATCGACAAACTGATCAAGGATTTCGAAGCGAAGATCGCCAAGGCCACCGATGACAAAGAAAAGGACCTGATGGCCATCTAAGGGTCAGGACACCTTCATGGAAAAGACCAAGCAGACTGTGCCCTCCGTGGTGCCGCGTCACGTGGCGATCATCATGGATGGGAATAATCGCTGGGCGAAGAAGCGCTTTATGCCCGGCGTTGCCGGGCATAAAGCGGGTGTCGATGCGGTACGCGCCGTGATCGAAGTGTGCGCCGAGGCCAAGGTCGAGGTGCTCACGCTTTTTGCGTTCTCCAGTGAAAACTGGCAGCGACCGGCGGACGAAGTCAGTGCCCTCATGGATCTGTTCTTCAAGGCGCTGCGCCGTGAGGCCAAGCGCCTGAACGACAACAACATCAGCCTGCGCATCATCGGCGACCGCTCACGCTTCCACCCTGAACTCCAGGCTGCGATGCGCGAGGCCGAGGCCGCGACCGCCGGCAGCAACCGCTTCATCCTGCAGATCGCCGCCAACTACGGTGGCCAGTGGGATATCGCCCAGGCTGCCCAGCGCCTGGCGCGTGAAGTGCAGGCCGGCCATCTGCGCCCGGAGGACATCACCCCGGATCTGCTGCAGACCTGCCTGGTGACGGGCGACCTGCCATTGCCTGACCTGTGCATCCGCACCGGTGGCGAGCACCGCATCAGCAATTTCCTCTTGTGGCAGCTGGCCTACGCCGAGCTGTACTTCTCCGACCTCTATTGGCCGGACTTCAAACACGAGGCCATGCGCAATGCGCTGGCCGATTTCGCTTCGCGCCAGCGCCGCTTCGGTAAGACCAGCGAGCAGGTCGAAGCCGGAGCCCGTGCTTAATGCTTAAACAACGCATCATTACCGCGCTGATCCTGCTGCCGATCGCGTTGGGTGGTTTCTTCCTGCTCAATGGTGGGGATTTCGCCCTCTTCATCGGCTTCGTGGTGACGCTCGGTGCCTGGGAATGGGCGCGCCTGGCCGGCCTGGTGGCGCAATCGCTGCGTATCGCCTATGCCGCCGTGGTGGCGGGCGGGCTGATGCTGCTCTACCTGATGCCGGACCTCGCGCCCTGGGTGTTGGGTGCCTCGGTGATCTGGTGGGCGCTGGCCACCTGGTTGGTATTGACCTATCCGCGCAGTGGCGAGCTGTGGAGCAGTGCCGCCTGCCGCCTGCTGATCGGCTTGCTGGTGTTGCTGCCCGCCTGGCAGGGCCTGGTGCTGCTCAAGCACTGGCCGCTGGGCAACTGGCTGATCCTGGCGGTCATGGTACTGGTCTGGGCGGCCGATATCGGCGCTTATTTCTCCGGTCGTGCCTTCGGCAAGCGCAAGCTGGCGCCACAGGTCAGCCCGGGCAAGAGCTGGGAGGGCGTGTATGGCGGCCTCGCGGTCAGCCTGCTGATCACCCTGGGCGTGGGCATTGCCCGTGACTGGAGTGTCGGCCAGGTGCTGTTGGGTTTGCTGGGCGCCGTGGTGGTGGTGATGTCCTCGGTGGTCGGCGACCTGACCGAAAGCATGTTCAAGCGCCGTGAAGGCATCAAGGACAGCAGCAACCTGTTGCCGGGCCATGGTGGCGTGCTCGATCGCATCGACAGCCTGACTGCGGCGATTCCGATGTTTGCCGTACTGTTGTGGGCGGCTGAGTGGGG
This sequence is a window from Pseudomonas maumuensis. Protein-coding genes within it:
- the tsf gene encoding translation elongation factor Ts; its protein translation is MAAITAALVKELRERTGEGMMDCKKALEKAGGDIEKAIDDMRASGAIKAAKKAGNVAAEGAIAVKTDGKSAVLLEVNSQTDFLALQDDFKNFVAESIEEAFAQKLTDAAPLIASREAAREALVAKCGENVNIRRLVRVEGDVVGAYLHGNKIGAVVVLKGGDVDLAKNIAMHVAASNPEFLDASEISAEAIEREKNVFLQLNADKIAGKPENIVENMINGRISKFKAEASLKEQAFVMDPEVKVGALAKKAGAEIVSFTYFKVGEGIEKPVDDFAAEVAAQVAAAKQ
- the rpsB gene encoding 30S ribosomal protein S2; its protein translation is MSQVNMRDMLKAGVHFGHQTRYWNPKMGKYIFGARNKIHIINLEKTLPMFNEALSFVERLAQGKNKIMFVGTKRSAGKIVAEQAARCGSPYVDHRWLGGMLTNYKTIRASIKRLRDLETQAEDGTFAKLTKKEALMRSRDLEKLDRSLGGIKDMGGLPDALFVIDVDHERIAITEANKLGIPVIGVVDTNSSPEGVDYIIPGNDDAIRAIELYMTSMADAVIRGRNNVAGGTEVYAEEAAAPAAE
- the frr gene encoding ribosome recycling factor, whose protein sequence is MINEIKKDAQARMQKSLESLIHAFGQIRTGKAHPSVLGSVMVPYYGTDTPLTGVANVTVKDNQTLQVVPFERNMLGAIDKAIGSAGLNLNPTNLGELLLVNMPPLTEETRKGFTKQARAAAEDARVAVRNIRRDAMGELKKLSKDKEISEDEERRASADIDKLIKDFEAKIAKATDDKEKDLMAI
- a CDS encoding phosphatidate cytidylyltransferase; the encoded protein is MLKQRIITALILLPIALGGFFLLNGGDFALFIGFVVTLGAWEWARLAGLVAQSLRIAYAAVVAGGLMLLYLMPDLAPWVLGASVIWWALATWLVLTYPRSGELWSSAACRLLIGLLVLLPAWQGLVLLKHWPLGNWLILAVMVLVWAADIGAYFSGRAFGKRKLAPQVSPGKSWEGVYGGLAVSLLITLGVGIARDWSVGQVLLGLLGAVVVVMSSVVGDLTESMFKRREGIKDSSNLLPGHGGVLDRIDSLTAAIPMFAVLLWAAEWGVM
- the uppS gene encoding polyprenyl diphosphate synthase — encoded protein: MEKTKQTVPSVVPRHVAIIMDGNNRWAKKRFMPGVAGHKAGVDAVRAVIEVCAEAKVEVLTLFAFSSENWQRPADEVSALMDLFFKALRREAKRLNDNNISLRIIGDRSRFHPELQAAMREAEAATAGSNRFILQIAANYGGQWDIAQAAQRLAREVQAGHLRPEDITPDLLQTCLVTGDLPLPDLCIRTGGEHRISNFLLWQLAYAELYFSDLYWPDFKHEAMRNALADFASRQRRFGKTSEQVEAGARA
- the pyrH gene encoding UMP kinase; protein product: MAQQGSGHQARYKRILLKLSGEALMGSEEFGIDPKVLDRMALEVGQLVGIGVQVGLVIGGGNLFRGAALSAAGMDRVTGDHMGMLATVMNALAMRDALERANITAIVMSAISMVGVTDHYDRRKAMRHLNSKEVVIFAAGTGNPFFTTDSAACLRAIEIDADVVLKATKVDGVYTADPFKDPHAEKFDHLSYDEVLDRKLGVMDLTAICLCRDHKMPLRVFNMNKPGALLNIVHGGAEGTLIEEVQK
- the map gene encoding type I methionyl aminopeptidase, with translation MTVTIKTAEDIEKMRIAGRLAAEVLEMIEPHVKPGITTEELDRLCHDYIVNEQKAIPAPLNYKGFPKSICTSINHVVCHGIPNDKALKDGDTINIDVTVIKDGYHGDTSRMFHVGTVAPWAERLSKVTQECLYKAIELVKPGCRLGDIGEVIQKHAEKNGFSVVREFCGHGIGKVFHEEPQILHYGRAGTGMELKEGMTFTIEPMINQGKADTKVLGDGWTAITKDRKLSAQWEHTLVVTATGYEIFTLRKDDTIPRTSA